TCGGCGCGCTCGTGGTGTTCATCGTCTTCGGTGGCGGGTTCGACCGTACCGGCGTCCTGCCGGCCGCGGCGATCCCGGCGATCGCGTTCGCGACGCTCATCCGGGGTGGACTGGAGGAACCTGGGTGGCGCGGACTCGCCCTTCCCGTCCTCCAGCGACGCATCGGTGCGCTCCAGGCGAGTCTCGTCATCGGCGTCGTCTGGGCACTCTGGCACGTCCCCCTGTTCCTGATGCCCGGGAGTTCACAGGCGGGAACGCCGTTCTGGTTGTACGCGCCGATCGTCGTCGGCATCAGTGTCATCGCATCGTGGCTCTACAACGCCGCTGGCGGACGCGTGCTGGTCCCGGTCGTCTTCCACACGCTTTCGAACGCCGTGTCCGTCACGACAGCCACCGGAGTGATCGGTGACGAAGTCGTCTCGCAGATCGGTCTTCTGATCGTCGTCTGGGTGGTCGTGGCGGTCCTCGTCTGGCGGTATGGGACCGAACGACTCGCCTCGAAGCCGCTTCCCGATGGAGGACTCGACTTCGCCACGTTCGATGACTCACACGACCGCGGACCGAAACCTAGTCCATGACAGAACAGCTCTCCACCCCGTCGAAACACTCATCGTATGGCAGCCTTGGCGGGAACGGGACCGAGACGTATGCAGCACAACGGTGCGAGTAAGTCTATGGGCGAAGAACGCCCTGTACGCTCCAACAGGCAGTCGACCGCAGGCAGAGTCCGACGCACACGGTTTTGAGTCCACGGGATGAATGAGATCCCATGGTCTCGTTCCCGGCTCGTTTCCGCGAATTTCCACGCGACCGCCCGCTCCTCGCCCTCGCGATCGCTGTCCTGACTGTCGAAATTGTCGGCGCTTCCGGGTCCATCTTCACCGTTCAGGGACTCGGCACGTGGTACGATACCCTTCAGCAGCCCGCGTTTGCACCACCGAACTGGGTGTTTGGGCCCGTCTGGACTACCCTGTTCGCGCTCATCGGCGTCGCGCTGTGGCTCGTCTGGCGACAGGTCGATTCATCACCCCGGGAGGCTCGACTCGGGTTCGGCGTGTTCGTGCTCCACTTCATCTTCAATCTGGGCTGGTCGGCGGTCTTCTTCGGAATGCAGGAGATCGGTTGGGGACTGGTCGTGATCGGAATCCTCTGGCTACTCATCGTCGCAACGATGTGGGCCTTCGACCGCGTTGACCGGCGAGCAGCACTCCTCCTCGTGCCGTATCTCCTGTGGGTTTCGTTCGCTGCGTATCTCAACTACCGGTTCTGGGTATTGAATTAGCCCGCGACCCCCGGCTACGCCGGGGCAACGACAGCAAACAGGCCTTGTGGACTACTACACCTGGAGAACGGCTGTACGGGAAGGCTCTCGAACTTCCGCTCCGGCGGAGACGCTGCGAGATGCCCGCCCTGTATGCGGCGAGGATGCTAGGATTTCCCATCCGTTGGAACTCTCGACGGGAGGACGGGGGCGTTCCCGCGGTCGTGTTTAGTTACGGATGAAGAGTGAGGCGGGATGATTTCTTGCTGGTCTATGGCAGAAATCGCCCGCCTCAGTGGATGCACGGACTGGATTGATTTGGATTTTGTGGAGCGACAGCGGACACCCGAGCGTGCGATGAAGCTCGGTATTCAACTGCAGTTAGCGGGGCTCTCGCTGTCGAATACCGTCTCTATTCTCGAAGAGTTGGGTGTCGAGCGCTCTCGTAAAGCAATCCACGATTGGGTGCAAAAGGCCGATCTACAGCCCATAGATGGGCGAAGCCCGAATCACGTTGCGCTCGACGAAACCGTGATTCGAATCAATGACCAGCAATTCTGGCTGTACGCAGTCGCCGATCCCGACACAAACGACCTGCTGCATCTGCGACTCTTTGCAACGACGACGACCGCATTAACCGAGATCTTTCTGGGAGAATTTCGACAGAACACGATGTCGAATCCGCCGATTTTCTGGTCGATGGCGCTCAACACCTCCAAACTGCGCTGGCCAGAGCTGGACTCCGATTTCAAACTGAACGAAATGGAAATCGAAACGCTATCGAACGAATCTTTCGAGAATTCAAACGCCGAACTTCCTCGTTCTCAAACTGTTTCAGCCACGTTGAGCCGCAAACTGCCGAAAATTGGCTCCAAGCATTTGCCGCTTGGCTCAATGCTCCTAACTAAACACTACCGTTCCCGCCCCCCGAGAACTGAAGACCCGATATATCGTCTCGACCCACGTCTTAGAACGCGGTGAACCATCCATGACGCAATTCGAAACCCGCGAACGAACCACCCTCTCGATTCGAGGACTGGCGCTCGACAGCCGAAAGCTCGCAGGGACGTTCTTCCTCGTCCTCGCCGCCCAGTTCATGACAGTCATCATGCTCGCGGCCGCGATGGTCCCCGGCTACGACTTTCGGGCCGCCGCCATCAGTGACCTCGGTGTGTTCCCCGAGACGGCGCTCCTGTTCAACACGTCGCTGGTACTCGTCGGTGTGCTGAACCTCGCGGGTGGGTACCTCTTCTACCGCACCCACGGCAAGCGATGGCTGGTGACGATCTTCGCCCTCGCCGGTGTCGGCGCGGTCGGTGCCGGGTTCTTTCCGCTCGACACCGGCGGGCTCCACGGCCTGTTCGCGCTGCTGGCGTTCCTATTCTTCAACGTCCAGGCGCTCGGAACGGCCACGCGACTCCGCGGTGCGATGCGAGCCCTGTCGGTCCTCGCGGGCGGCGTGGGCCTCGTCTTCGTCGTGCTGATGGCGCTCGGCGACGCCGGCAACGCAGCGGCATTCGGACCCATCGGCCACGGTGGGACCGAGCGGATGATCGTCTATCCCGTGATGCTCTGGCTGGTCGCATTCGGCGGCTACCTGCTCGCGAAGAGCGAAGGGCCGGACGTCCCCACCCAGCGATCTGCGTGAGCCCTCTATCTGGCCCTCCGGTCGGAAGCGCTCCGCTGCTGCAAGGGCCTCCACACGCTTATCGCTCTCCCCGCGCGTTCCCGAAACAGAACTCCCGGCTGACCACTATCTCCACGAGATCCTCCACATGAAACACCGGTCGATTCACACTGCCGTCGTGCTGGTGCTCGTCGCCGCACTCGTGAGCACGCCGGCCATCGCGACAGCCGCCACACCGACCGTTCGCTCGGCCGATTCGACCGAGCAGGTCGACCCGACCGACCTATCCGACCCGGACGAGTTCGAGCGCTGGCTCGACGAGACGATGGCCGACCAGCTCGAGCGACATCACATCCCGGGTGCAGCAGTCGTCGT
This genomic interval from Halobellus litoreus contains the following:
- a CDS encoding TspO/MBR family protein, producing the protein MVSFPARFREFPRDRPLLALAIAVLTVEIVGASGSIFTVQGLGTWYDTLQQPAFAPPNWVFGPVWTTLFALIGVALWLVWRQVDSSPREARLGFGVFVLHFIFNLGWSAVFFGMQEIGWGLVVIGILWLLIVATMWAFDRVDRRAALLLVPYLLWVSFAAYLNYRFWVLN
- a CDS encoding DUF998 domain-containing protein yields the protein MTQFETRERTTLSIRGLALDSRKLAGTFFLVLAAQFMTVIMLAAAMVPGYDFRAAAISDLGVFPETALLFNTSLVLVGVLNLAGGYLFYRTHGKRWLVTIFALAGVGAVGAGFFPLDTGGLHGLFALLAFLFFNVQALGTATRLRGAMRALSVLAGGVGLVFVVLMALGDAGNAAAFGPIGHGGTERMIVYPVMLWLVAFGGYLLAKSEGPDVPTQRSA
- a CDS encoding CPBP family glutamic-type intramembrane protease, with the translated sequence MGAPLSVWVAAVLVPIALYVGALVVFIVFGGGFDRTGVLPAAAIPAIAFATLIRGGLEEPGWRGLALPVLQRRIGALQASLVIGVVWALWHVPLFLMPGSSQAGTPFWLYAPIVVGISVIASWLYNAAGGRVLVPVVFHTLSNAVSVTTATGVIGDEVVSQIGLLIVVWVVVAVLVWRYGTERLASKPLPDGGLDFATFDDSHDRGPKPSP